GCATATTCAGCGCAGGCCTCCAGAAGCTCCAGTGCATAGTGGACGGCTAAAGCGTGCTGATAATGTCAAGAGAGGGCGGGGTAGACCacacttgacatgggaggagtccgtaaAGAGAGATCTGAAGGACTGGAGTATCACCAAAGAACTAGCTATGGAAAGAGCCGTGTGGAAGCTTGATATCCATGTGCCAGAACCATGAGTTTGttacgagatcttatgggtttcacctctagcctaccccaacttgtttgggaagttgttgttgttgttgttgttgttgttgtttgttttgttgttgttgttgttgagcaCATATCACATTCATATCTCAAAATAGAGAAAGTTGGCATGTGGTGCAAGTTTAGTGAATCAGCTAGACAGACTCTTAGATATTAAATAAGATATCTGCAAGATTCATTATGTCTTGCATAGCAGAGAGTAGGTCACTAGGGTATAACTGATGGTAATTAACTAGACCTTTAGTTAACTTCTAAAAGTTGCTGAACATATTGAAAAAATTTAGAACAAAGGTGGATAACCTAGCACGATCGGGGCAACTTACACAGCTCACCAGAAAGAGTATTGTATCAACTGGATAAGTATTAGTATGTTACCTGTTAGCCTCTGAAACAGATAATCCCCACAATGCACCAGCGGCTCTCTCCTGAAGACCGTCTGAAGCATTCAGACATTGCTGTGCAAGTGAAACCTAAAATACAGATGTCATATACATGAGAAAGAAAACTTCTATTTGATTAAACTTAAGAAAGAATGATGGCATAGTGATTcccaaacaaaaaaattggtgtccTAGCTAGCAGCATCATAAATGATTTCTCGGAAAGGTACAAGCTTGATAGGTTGCTAGCTAAATAGCAGTTTCGGAGAACAGATAAAAGATATTACCAATGCTTCAACGCCACCCGCGGCAGCAATAGCTTCACGGTTTTTATCATCGAATGATAGGTTCCACAAAGCACCAGCAACCTCTTGCCTGAATTAAAATATGTGCAGTATGATCTCAGGTCAATCTGATATATGTTGAGGGAAGCCAATATGACGAATTCAAAGCCACATAGGTGAAAGCATGTCAACTAGAACTATACCTTACACCCTCATTTTGAGAACACGTTAATTGCACTAGTGCCTCAAGAGCCCCTGCTTCCTGACCTACAGCGGCATTATTGGTGTTGTTATCTCCATGTGCAGCTAAGTTAGCTAGAGCTCTTGCCGCCTATGTATAACAACAACAGCATTAGCAAATAACAACACATCAGAAATATAGAGATGGTGAACATAAGGAAGACAAAGCACTAGGCCACGACTGTATATAAAATGTTTATTTTTAGCGTTTAAGATGAAGCGGAGAACTGCTACTGTTTCATAAATAGATATTTTGTGTGCCTCTTCAGCAAATTTAAATGGCTTCAACTTTCAAGCAAGTATAAAAGATTTAAATGTTCAATTGGACTGTTTTCAACTTACACCTAAATGATATGAATCCAGTCAGCATGTCAGACATTGTTTCAGTACCACAGGTTGTAAAATTTACATAGTGATAAGAGTGCTCTTGGACAAGCAAGATAAGTTCGCAGCTATCCATGAGAAATGTTGCATATGATACCTGGAAAATGCAGTATGAATGATCGAAATAATTCATATATGGTAGGGCAGAAGTTTAATAGGCAAGAAATAAGCTGCAGACGGCACATAACCATCTGTAGGACTATGGAGTATTAAAGATAAAAGTTGCAAGTTTCTTTACATGTATTTTGCCTTCATATTAATGTGTCTGTTTTGCGGAATGTGTAGTACTGGCTAACGACTTGTGATCTAGCATAAAATTCTACTAGTTTATATAAAACAAAACTGGACAAGCATTATGCTGCTTACCTGTTCTAGGACGCCCTCGAGTTTACATGACCGAGCAAGTGTAACCAAAGCATGGACACCACCAGCCTTTGCAACTTCCAAGCTGCACTTGTCGTCAGCAGCTAGGTTTGCAAGTGCACCAGCAGCACGTTCCTAATGAAAAAAAGGGGGGAGAGCAAAAGTCACAAGAGGTTGTTTGCCAGAAATCAGCAAGTAAAGGTGGTGGGAATTGTTGAAAATGTGAAGTTTGAAAGTTCCATACAAGAACTCCATCAGTCCCAGCAGGCCAACGAAATATAAGATCAACCAAAGCCTTTATACCACCAGCTCCCGCAATAGCCGTCTGAAGAGTAAAAAATCAATCAATTATTAGTACAATCGCACACTGGAGACATCAAAGGACGAAATAAGAATCGGCATTCAAACAATAACAACCTTGTGTTCCTCTCCGACAGAGAGATTCCAAAGGCCGCCAGCAGCTTCTTCAGCAACAGAACGGTTCATCGACTTAGCCAAATTAGTGAATATGGTGATACCTCCCTCATCTGCAACCACCTTTGCCACCTTGGCATTCACGGATAAGTTTGCAATAGCCTGCACATTGACATAATTAATGTGAGCAAATGACATACCAGAATAGTAGAAGACAAATACTAAGAACCCAGGAGTCGAGCCAAAGAATGCATTACCTTTGCTGCTTCAGACTGTGCGCTTACCCTTGAGGACCTTGCAAGGTCCAGCAGCAGCGGGATACCCCCATCCCTCATCACGGCCTCCGACCTTGCAGCATCCACATTCGCAGTTTCATCATCAATAACCACAAACGTAGCAAGCGTGGTAGCTGCACGCTCCTGCACATCCTCCTGCGAGCTCTTCACCAGGCTCAGCAGCATTGATGTGCCCTGCTGCAGCCAGAAATTATCCATACCATATGGGTTGGACTCCGCAATCCGCAGAAGCGACTGCGACAGGATCCACTCAAGCCAGATCATCATTTCGCCAAGTGCCTTGCTTTTGCCCCTCCAATTGCACTCATTGAacaccccttgctccttcacaacCTTGCCAGGAAACAGCTCGGCGACCGATTCGAAAATGTCGCTCGTAATGGTGAGCACAAGCTTGCCCTTGGAGTTGCTAAATGCGGTGGGACTGTGTGCCTGTTCCTCTTCGACAAATTTGCAGTTAAGCGCGCATATAAGCTCGAGGGTTTTGGAGTGGGAGATTAGGCGAGACACGGCGCTTGGAGAGACATCAGTGCGCGAGACGTCAACGGCGACTAGCGAGGGAAGCTGCTCCCATGAGGCGGACGCGGTCGCCCATTTCAAGTTGTAGCATCCGGCTACAGAGAGGAACCGGAGGGAGCGGATGTCGCCGATGGCGGCCTCGTCTACGGTGCCGCAGTCGAGGAAGGCAACGTCCTCAAGGAGGGGGCAGTAGCGCGCCAGGGCTCCAATGGCGTCGGCGTCGGCTTCACGGAGGCCcgagaggcggaggcggcggaggcTCGAGCAGCAGAGCGCGACGTGGCGGAGGGCGTCGCTGGAGACGCGTTCCAGCGGCTCCGGCCCGATCTGGAGGCTCTCCAGAGCCTCGTGCCGCGCGGCGAGGACGGCGAGCGTGGCGTCCGTGAGCCCGCGGCAGCCGTCGGCGACCACCTCCCGGAGGCCGCTGGCGCGGAGGCTGGAGGCGACCGCCATGGCGGCCTCGTGGCCCCGGAGCCGCAGCCGGCGCAGCCCCGCGCAGCGCGAGGCGAGCGAGGCCGCGACCTCGGCGTCGCAGCGGTGCGCCCGGAGGTCGAGCGCGGTCCACAGGCACGGCGACGACCCGAGCGCCCTCCACGTCCGGCACGTGGACCCCAAGCTGCCGCGGTCGCGGTAGCTGAGCCGCCCGAACAGCTGCAGCACCGTGTCGTCCGGGAGCAGCGTCCAGTCCACGTcctcgccgcccgccgccgcccggcCCGCATCGCCATCCCCATCCTCCGCCGCCACCCAGCCCAGCGGCGGCGATGAGCCCGCCTCCAccaacctcccctcctccacgacctccttccccttccccttctccCTGCACGTGCGGCGCCTCACCCGCCGCGTCGTCATCTCGCCGCCGGCCCGCCCGCGCGCCGGAACCCTAGCTACCACCCACCCACCTCACGGCACACCACAGCACAAACACGTGCAGCACTAAATCCGGCCCCCGAACCAGCAATTGTTCAACCTCCCGGCGCGAGATCGAGCTTCCGCGCGCGTACCAGGCCCAACCGGGCCAGCTCGAGGATCTGGCAGGGAGTAAGAGGTCCGTCCGGCGAGTGGGGCGCAgggtggagctggcggcggcTCGGAATCGCGACCGGATCGTCGCCGGAGGTGGGTGGATCCGAGTCGGCTCCGAGTGCTTCCCTCCCCTTTCCTCCTTCCCCCGTCTATGTCTGTCTCCTTCGTTGCGGTGACGGGGAGAAgggaagaaaaaaaaaaaagcGGAGTGGAGGAGGATGCCGGGGTATATATATATAGCGTATGCCGGGAAAAAAAAAACCATACGCGCAAGCGTAGCTGCGTAGGCGTATTCTTCAGCTCCGGACACGCACCACCTCGCAGTCGCACTAGCTACGCAGAAGACAAGGGACGGCCGCGCCATGCCGTGTTGGAGTAGAAAGCAACGGCACGGCGGTAGATAGAACCACGCACCTAGTCAGCTATGCAAGAATAATATTGTTGGTATTATTTAATCTACAAATAATATTTTATTTTTTCAAAACTACTGATTATACTTATTTTTGGAGAAAATACCGGCGGGAACGGTGCCTATTCACTAAGAAAAAACACCGCAAGCTCATAAAGTATTTTGGCGCGTGCACATTTCTCAAAAAAGATATTTTTAACATGTAACGGTCGGGGTTCGTATTTATGACATAGATAGAAGGTCCACGCGTCACACGTGCGACGCGCAAGCGCTTGATCGGCAAGCGGGCCCTACCTAACCACCTTCTCCCCTTCACTCATTTCTCCCCAATGTGCCTCCCTTCtactctccctccctccccccaTCTCTCCATCGCACCCCACCACATCGCTCGCCTTAGCCAACAATGTTGTGCGACGAACACGAGGGAGTCGAGCTCGAAGAAGGCAACTAGCCTAGAGTGAGGCCGGTGTCGAGCAATGAACATAGGAGGGTCGCTACTCGCTAGCGCTGCAGAAGATCCTAGAGATGGGTGGGCTTAGAGGGGGGCTAGATGGCGGTGGACTGGCAGAAGAGGTGATTTGAGGACGGCAAAAGAGATGGGGGAGCAGGGTTCAGTCATCAGTGGTTTGCGGAGGCGGTGGAGGCGGAGAAGGGTGTGGCGTCAGAGGCATCAAAGAAGGGGTTAGGGTTTCGCATCATCTCTAGTTTAGCGCGTGGATGGCCGCCAAATAGTCACGCCGCTTCTCCATACGACTGCACACGTTTGGCATCCATGTTCACCGCATGGAAGGACCCTTGAGTGGATGCTTCTACACGTAATTTTTTGTCCTttttagcaagcaaatgaattGGCACGCTCCTGGTCTGCAGGAGTGCACGTCACGCTGCTAATTTACATGAGGGAGATAATTTGTCATTCTTTGTTACAGCTGGACGAAGTTAGGTATTTGCTAGATCAGTTGCCACGGTGATGACACATGACAGCAAGCCCAGCTTGAAAACAACTGGATTTGTTGCTGTTTACTTGCAGGATACAGCTGACCCCGTGCACAAACTACTTGCCATTTCAGCACAAGAAGAAAAGGAATTGCATatggacacacacacacacacacaccagaaTTCTCCATTTGGTTTGTGCTTTCTACAGTACCTTGCCATTTTCGAGGTATCTAATAGCAGTTGCATGATGCAGAGCCTAGAATGGTAATACAACAAAAGATTCTCATCCATTTCCCTCCTACTACCAGATAAGAAGAATTGCTGCCCTCAAATTGATCTAATGCTATGTTACAAAGTCGTTTCACCGATGGCAAGCAAGATCATTCGTCTTCAGAAGTATCGTCAGATTGATCGTCAGGTTCTCCCTCTGGCAGAGCAGATACAATTGCAGCACAGCAGAAAGAATCGCGGTCCTTCAGGAGAAGGCAGCTTCCGGCTGAGTTCCATTTCAAGTCGACTATCCGGAAATTCGGCAAGGGGATGTTGACACAGCAAGCACCGGACGGCGTCCACATGTACAGGTGCGAGCTCTCCGTGCACAAGACGAGGCGTGGACATGTAGGGTCCCAGGCAGCAGCACGGATCGGATCTTTCTGCACAAGaacagctgcaagctcgaggcGACAGATGTCCCATATCCAAAGAGCAGTTGGCATGTTGTCGTTCCGAGTGAAGAAATAGTGGCTGTCGCTGCTCCAGGAGAGCATACCTGCAGATGCTGTAAGGTGAGAGGTGTTTCCAGATTTTCTGCTAGAAAATTGAGAATCTGGCAGACAAATCACCCAAGGGCCAAGGGGGGTATTGGTATATGTGCTGATATTACTTAAACTGACCTTGCAAGGAGCATGAACTGGGGTAGGAAAAGACAAGTAAAAGGGACTAACCGATCCCTTGTTTGGGGTTGGGCTTGTCACTAGTTGGTTTCTGTGATGGTAAGGTGATTGGAACATCCATCACAGCGTATTTTACTCTAGAACCTCCTTCTGTGCCATTTTCTGATAACAGAACAAAAAAATGTCATTACAGGATTAAATAATACAAGGAGATAATTGATGGAAGTGCACAAGAGGTAGCATATAACATGTCAATTTGGTTATGTATTTTCTTGAGCTACTGTGTGCGTCGTCTGTACAATTCATGCATCACATGTGATAAAGTAAATACTGGAAGAGATGGCGAATCTTAACACCAAGATGGCCTTAAGCTACAAGGAAGCAATGATTTCTGCTTATGTGTGGTACTGCAAAAGAAATGTACTCTCTATATCAAGTCAATATAAATAGAATTGCACATTTATTTTGCTGCCATAACAATGCAAAGAAACATACCAGTGGTAATCAATGTCAAGACATACCTAAAAGGTAACATACTTATCTATTCAGAAGAATCACATTGTAAAAATCAGAAAATGTTAAGCTTACACGCCTGATAAGACCTctaaatagaaaaaaaaaactatgAATATTCTAGGACGTGCTCTTATTTAATTTTGTTAGATATATGATAACATCTTGATGATTTTCTACCGTGCACAGACTATTCAATGACGAGGGAGCTGCCAAGCAACTAGGAAGAAATGCTAAGAAAAAGGTACAGTGGTGAATGGATGGTGGGTGGAACTGTAACataggaaaatgagcaagaagcaGTATAAAGCTATCGCTCATAATCTTACCAGTGCCATTGTCTCGCATGTTACGAGAGAAGCCTTCGCTTAGACATAACTCTGACATATCGAGCTCCCATGGGGCATCCACTTCCTGTGGCATGTGTTGTTTGTTATCGTCAAATGGCATGGACAGTTAAGAGTGTAGATATGCCGAGTACAACACCCAAAAACAACAGTAAATCTGCTAGAATGGTGATTAATTATAGAAATAGGCAGATTTACCTTAAATATAGCGGCATTACAGGGACTTCGAATCGAGGCTGCATGAGTGAACTCAGCAAAAGTTCTCCATGTCAAATGGTTCAATGTTCGCACTGCTTGATCATAGCTGCCCACTGCTAAAAACTGTCCACATGGTGACCAACCAACAGATTTGACACCTAGCCCACTTTCATATGCTGAGTACTTGAACAGGCATCTCCCATCCGGTGAATATATTAGAACCTGCACATGACATTCTTTGAATGATCAATTTACATTTAACTATCTCAGAACTGGTGCCACTGCAATGAACCATCTCATCTCATTTTCGCCtaggaaagaaagaaaaagatctTGAAGAGTTGAATTAGGGATTGGTTAACCTACAAAAGGCGGAGGATGAGCTTTTTAAAGGGTTGAGCGAGAAACTTTTCTAAGCCATAATCCAGGTCCAGTAAAAAACATAATCCAATGTTCCAATATATCAATCATCAATATCAAAATTAAACATATAGGTACATGACATGAACCAAATTAAGTGGTGTCATCAATTACGaaaggaggcacaaaacatgaaggtACAAGATGTGCTGCCTTTCAGAAAAAGTAGCAAGGCGTGGCATGTCAACCATGCAGTAAACAAGGTAACTCGAGCAGCACAATCTCAGTTTCAAGAACTAAGCTACCTTACAAAATGACTTAGAATCTGAGATCATGAGATACTTTAAATAAATATAATTATGAAAGAGTAGCATATATCAAAAATACTAACTAATATGCATGTGGAGCAACTCAAGCAGCAACGTCATCCCTTTTTTTTTGCAACTCAATTTGAAGTTGCCAAGAGACCTTGGCAGAAAGAATAATAGCAACCTACAAAGTTCTGACATGAGAACATGGCAGGAATGAATATGATTAACAACATCAGCATTTATCAAGGGACTAAAAAAAGCTGCTGCGTTGAGATATGCATAAGAATTGACTAGTACAATCACAAGCCACAACACACAAGAGCTACCAGGAAATTTCAGAAGAGATAGCACATGCACCTTGTATTCAAGAAGTGAATCCCAAGCCACAATAGCACTGTCATCCGGCGACCACTCCACACCTGCTAAGTCTAGTGTGTCAACAGCAAATACACCCATTATCTCCCAGGAATGACATGAGAGCAAATTTATGTAATCTTTGCAATCCCGCCTGGTGCAGATCGCAGCAAACTTCCCATCCTTAGTAAAAGACACTCCTCTGGCTGCATGCTTTGGCCACTGCACATGAACACAGGCGGTATTTACAAGAGACCACACGGTCAAACGAAGTTGAAACTCTGACGTAGTGAGTATATGACGACTGTCAGGGCTCCAACGAGCATAAGCAATCCCAGCAGACCCTTCATCAATCTTGCAAGTCCAGTCAGGCTGGCTCAGTGACCAAGCCTGCACCATTGGCCGCTTGTAAAGTCCACATAGAATGTATTCTGAATCCGGTGCCCACTCCACAAAGTTTATCTTGTCCACACATGAAAACAACTGTACCACCTGCATAAGCAATTTAATTAAAGCATATGCTTCAAAATTTTAGTGTCTAGATGTGACTAACATTTTTACAATGGCAAGGGATCATGTAAAATTTTGAATTCATGCAACTGTTAGTCTCTTTTTAGGAAATGCAATCTTAGTCTCTCATGACCATTGCAACTTGCAAGGAACTATACTTTTTCTTGGGCAATGGATGCAACATGCGCATTACACATACTATCGATTTTTCGAAGTTGAAAAGATGACAACAATTATGCAAGATACTGCATTAGCATAAACAGTTATGAAACATGAAGTTCCTCATGAAAATTCCACGAATCCAAGAGATAGCCAAAAGTAATCCAGAGGCTACACAGTTCACTAGACCAATAGCAATAACAAcagaaataaaaaataaaaaagctAAGCTAATACAGAAGCTAGATTTCATATGTGCAAACCAGATCCACCCATCTAAACCTccacatgaaaaacaaaaccGTGTACTATCCACTCCCACATCACTTGGTCCATGATTCTCAGATCCAACCAGTACCATGAATGGCTCTAAGCACAACTCAAAATGGCCCTTAAATAATGTGAAGTCTCGTACTTACACATGTTGTAGGAGACACAGGTCAATGTTGAATCATCCGTCATCACAAACAAGACAAGTAGCTACTTGGCAGCAATAAGGTAGAATCACATTGCTTGATTATAGTGAGTACAGACAAAACTGTGTGTTAGGACAACATGGCTTGCACCTTGCATAATTGATTGTTAAAGCAAAGGTTTAGACATGAGCGCAAATGTTACGTTCGATTCATATGCTATGGCAGGTTGGTCTGATATTTAGGGGAGGCCTGGCCTGACTGGGGACGTATTAGTGATGATGTTGCTTTTTATGAATTATGACAAGCTAATAACTGAATATCGCCAAGAATTTTTACAAGGTTATACAGTGACGGTATGGATGAAATGATTAGTTAGTGTCTGAGCTTGCTAGGACTATGTTCAGAGTGAACACAAGCAATGGCCTTGATTTTGATTTTTGGGATGAAGCAAATGGCCTTGGTTACTCCAATAGATTCGAAATGCTAAACTAACATATACTGTAGAAATTTAGCAAATAAATAAGGATAGATATCTAGGAAGCTAAGTTTAGTCACGCATCAGGGCGCTCAAATCTGAAGGGGGCCAGATCGCACCAACCCAAATCCCAGATTCGCCAGGAACTACTCCAAAAGCATGAGCCCTAAAGCCGCAATCCAGCTCTACGGGGGAAAAACAGGTCGGGGAAATGGCGGTGCGCATACCTTGAGGGAGACGACGTCGCGGACGACGAGGCGGTagtcgacggcgacggcgaggaaGCGGGCGTCGGGGGAGAAGCAGCACGGGCCCGTCTGCTTGTACGCCTCCGTGAACTCCATGCCCTCTTTTTCCCCTACTCGCCCGGCGGGCGCCTCCCCTCGGGTCGTCGCGGGAAGGGAGCGAGCTGGGGACCTCTCGCTCGCCGGCGTACTGCTCAGGCGAGGTGGAGACTGGAGAGGGGTTCGTGTCCGGGATTTGAATTCGTTTGGAGGGTGGAGACGTAAAGTCTGAACTCTCAAGTACGTGTAGTGACGACTatagttttatttttttcaaatttagCATTTAGCAGGAGAACTGCTAAAttcagtggcggagccaggatcCAAAAATTGTGACGTCAAGCTTTAAAAgtgtgaaatttttattttttgagAACATTTACTTAAATAAACTAAACATGTTTGTGGCGTGGCACCCGGATAGCAGAGGTATGCTACATGCATGGAGCACCAAGATCATAGTTCAGATATAGAAGCAACTAGTAACAAATTGGATGGAGCTAACAGAGAATGGAACCTCATCTGGCAAAATGCAGCTCCGCCAAAAGTCAAAACATTTACCTGAAAACTTGCGAGGAATGGACTAGCTACTCAAGTAAATATGTAGAGAAGGAAAATGGAAACCCATGCCACATGCACGATCTGTGAAATGTGGATGAGAACGTTTTCCATGCCTTAGTAACATGCCCACACGCGAAGGGTTTATGACACAGCATGAGACAGTGTGGGACTTACCATCCGAGGAAATAGTCGAAAACTCAGGTAAGGAATGGTTGCTCCAACTCCTATCTAAACTAAATGGCATACAACATATGATGGTCCTGATGGTGTTGTGGAGGGCATGGCATGTTCACAATGAGCTGACGCATAACAAATCGGGCCCCCCAATCAAGGTGTCAAAAAGATTCTTATGCAGCTATGTCGATGCCCTCCTAATGATTAAACAACACCCAACATCCGATGCCTGCAAGGATAAGCAGATAATCTCATACTCAGGACGGGTTGTGAAGTGTAAGCCGGGGAGAGCACAACAATTTTTTTGAAAAAGTGAGATAGACCACCACGAGGAAGACTGGAACTGAATGTTGATGACAGCTATGTGGAGCGCTCAGGAGAAGGATGAGCCGGGATGATCCTCCGAGATGATAAAGGAGATGTGATTTTCACTGCATGTAGGAGTTTGTCGCACCATGCATCGGCGCTAGAAGCGGAGATGACGGCATGTGATGAGGGACTAAGGTTAGCTTTAAGTTGGTCGACGGAACCGATCGATCTGGAGATGGACTGTGCAAGTGCAGTGAATATGATATCTGCCAAAGAGAATGATCAATCAACCCTAGTCCATCGGTTACGCAACATACAAGGAGGCTCTGGAGAAAGGGAGACAACAATCAGAAAGATTGACAGAAGTTAGAATGAAGCCAGCCATGTTATGGCAAAGCTGGGTAGGGAATTAAAACGTACTTCCCTTCTATGTGAGAGAATGTTATAAATAAAGAATGTAATGTTTTATGATTTAATATATTCTTTTTCCTGGCAAAAaaattaaacatgagcacaaaagatCAATGCTAGTTTCACCTAAAGAAATACTACCACCGTCCCGGTTTATTGGTCTCGCATATATCCGTAAGTCGTAAATTTAACC
This Lolium perenne isolate Kyuss_39 chromosome 1, Kyuss_2.0, whole genome shotgun sequence DNA region includes the following protein-coding sequences:
- the LOC127309917 gene encoding protein ARABIDILLO 1; the protein is MTTRRVRRRTCREKGKGKEVVEEGRLVEAGSSPPLGWVAAEDGDGDAGRAAAGGEDVDWTLLPDDTVLQLFGRLSYRDRGSLGSTCRTWRALGSSPCLWTALDLRAHRCDAEVAASLASRCAGLRRLRLRGHEAAMAVASSLRASGLREVVADGCRGLTDATLAVLAARHEALESLQIGPEPLERVSSDALRHVALCCSSLRRLRLSGLREADADAIGALARYCPLLEDVAFLDCGTVDEAAIGDIRSLRFLSVAGCYNLKWATASASWEQLPSLVAVDVSRTDVSPSAVSRLISHSKTLELICALNCKFVEEEQAHSPTAFSNSKGKLVLTITSDIFESVAELFPGKVVKEQGVFNECNWRGKSKALGEMMIWLEWILSQSLLRIAESNPYGMDNFWLQQGTSMLLSLVKSSQEDVQERAATTLATFVVIDDETANVDAARSEAVMRDGGIPLLLDLARSSRVSAQSEAAKAIANLSVNAKVAKVVADEGGITIFTNLAKSMNRSVAEEAAGGLWNLSVGEEHKTAIAGAGGIKALVDLIFRWPAGTDGVLERAAGALANLAADDKCSLEVAKAGGVHALVTLARSCKLEGVLEQAARALANLAAHGDNNTNNAAVGQEAGALEALVQLTCSQNEGVRQEVAGALWNLSFDDKNREAIAAAGGVEALVSLAQQCLNASDGLQERAAGALWGLSVSEANSIAIGQEGGVTPLLTMACSEVEDVHETAAGALWNLAFYSSNALRIVEEGGVPILVHLCSSSGSKMARFMSALALAYMFDGRMNEAAILGTSSEGSFKGVNVEGARRMALKHIEIFVLTFSDPQVFSMAAASSAPAALSQVAEAVFIQEAGHLRCSGAEVGRFIAMLRNPTPVLRACAAFALLQFTIPGGRHAVHHAGLLQKAGAARVLRAAAAATSASIEAKVFARIVLRNLEHNQAGTST
- the LOC127309943 gene encoding uncharacterized protein, whose amino-acid sequence is MEFTEAYKQTGPCCFSPDARFLAVAVDYRLVVRDVVSLKVVQLFSCVDKINFVEWAPDSEYILCGLYKRPMVQAWSLSQPDWTCKIDEGSAGIAYARWSPDSRHILTTSEFQLRLTVWSLVNTACVHVQWPKHAARGVSFTKDGKFAAICTRRDCKDYINLLSCHSWEIMGVFAVDTLDLAGVEWSPDDSAIVAWDSLLEYKVLIYSPDGRCLFKYSAYESGLGVKSVGWSPCGQFLAVGSYDQAVRTLNHLTWRTFAEFTHAASIRSPCNAAIFKEVDAPWELDMSELCLSEGFSRNMRDNGTENGTEGGSRVKYAVMDVPITLPSQKPTSDKPNPKQGIGMLSWSSDSHYFFTRNDNMPTALWIWDICRLELAAVLVQKDPIRAAAWDPTCPRLVLCTESSHLYMWTPSGACCVNIPLPNFRIVDLKWNSAGSCLLLKDRDSFCCAAIVSALPEGEPDDQSDDTSEDE